The proteins below come from a single Chitinophaga pinensis DSM 2588 genomic window:
- a CDS encoding cytochrome-c peroxidase, with protein sequence MQAGGYKILSSLLLVAGLSIAGFRRQGPEPLRIDYPAYYGNRIFVPEDNPTTVEGVALGRRLFYEKALSASQQISCGTCHRQELAFTDGKVFSTGVDGSLQPRNTMSLVNLLWVRNFFWDGRAAGLEMQAAVPLTNTHEMGQSLEVSAALLSKESVYRSLFSKAFGADSITGEGIVKALSQFERTLVSANAPYDRYLRGAYQPTAAELNGISLFYGNPDVNSNVRGAGCAHCHGGPKTYIELYHNNGLDAIPADSGREKVSGQSYDRGRFRVVSLRNIALTAPYMHDGRFKTLEEVLSHYNEHIKPSKTLSPFLQGVGNSNAPDGLTLGLTAAEKKDLLAFLHMLTDSTFITDKRYSDPF encoded by the coding sequence ATGCAGGCAGGCGGGTATAAGATATTGAGTTCCTTATTACTGGTGGCCGGATTGTCCATCGCAGGGTTCCGCAGGCAGGGACCTGAACCCCTGCGTATTGACTATCCGGCTTACTATGGCAACAGGATTTTCGTGCCGGAGGATAACCCGACTACGGTGGAAGGTGTGGCGCTGGGCAGACGTTTGTTTTATGAAAAGGCATTGTCTGCCAGTCAGCAGATTTCCTGTGGTACCTGTCACCGGCAGGAACTGGCATTTACAGATGGAAAGGTATTCAGTACGGGCGTGGATGGGAGTCTGCAGCCCCGTAATACCATGTCGCTGGTCAACCTGTTGTGGGTACGTAACTTTTTCTGGGATGGCAGGGCAGCCGGATTGGAAATGCAGGCAGCGGTACCATTAACGAATACACATGAAATGGGACAATCACTGGAGGTATCCGCGGCGCTCCTCTCGAAAGAGTCGGTGTATAGATCCTTATTCAGCAAGGCTTTCGGCGCGGACAGTATAACAGGAGAGGGGATTGTAAAAGCCCTTTCGCAGTTTGAGCGTACGCTGGTTTCTGCGAATGCGCCTTACGACCGTTACCTGCGTGGTGCGTATCAGCCGACAGCTGCTGAGTTGAATGGCATCAGTCTTTTTTATGGGAATCCGGATGTAAACAGCAACGTACGCGGTGCAGGTTGTGCACATTGTCATGGCGGACCGAAGACATATATCGAGTTATATCATAATAATGGACTGGATGCGATACCTGCTGATTCGGGCCGCGAAAAAGTAAGTGGTCAGTCTTATGACCGGGGTCGCTTCCGGGTGGTGTCATTACGGAATATTGCTCTGACAGCACCTTATATGCATGATGGGAGGTTTAAAACCCTGGAGGAGGTTTTGTCTCACTATAACGAGCATATTAAACCGAGTAAGACATTAAGTCCGTTTTTACAAGGAGTAGGTAATTCGAATGCGCCGGATGGATTGACACTTGGATTAACGGCTGCTGAGAAAAAGGACCTGCTGGCGTTTCTGCATATGCTGACGGATTCGACCTTTATCACCGATAAAAGGTATTCCGATCCTTTTTAG
- a CDS encoding oxidoreductase — MEQIKERTLQAPIDSQFDGASTASDVIRGVDLSGKTAIVTGGYAGIGTETSKVLAKAGAKVIVPARDVKKAADALAGIEGVTIEQMDLMDPASIDAFTVKFLTGGQPLHILINSAGIMANPLTRDARGFESQFATNHLGHFQLTLGLWPALKKAQGARIVALSSWGHRYSPVVFEDINFEHRPYDPWKAYGQSKTANVLFAVEADRRGQADGIRAFAVHPGSIVSTDLKRYIPEEQLIQMGALDKAGNPVIDPARQLKTVEQGAATSVWCATSPLLFGKGGVYCENSDVSPVVESDGTQGSNDLTQRKASKAFGVLPHAIAAEDAVRLWQVSERMIQSAF, encoded by the coding sequence ATGGAACAGATAAAAGAACGCACTTTACAGGCGCCGATCGACTCCCAATTTGATGGCGCATCTACCGCTTCGGATGTAATTCGTGGAGTCGACCTGTCGGGAAAGACGGCGATCGTCACCGGAGGATACGCGGGTATCGGTACCGAAACAAGCAAAGTTTTGGCGAAGGCCGGGGCAAAAGTGATCGTACCGGCGCGTGATGTTAAGAAGGCAGCTGACGCATTGGCAGGAATTGAAGGAGTGACTATCGAACAGATGGACCTCATGGATCCGGCGTCAATTGATGCATTTACCGTAAAATTTCTGACTGGCGGACAGCCATTACATATCCTCATCAACAGCGCTGGGATCATGGCGAATCCACTTACCCGGGATGCGAGAGGGTTCGAATCGCAGTTCGCCACCAACCACCTTGGACATTTCCAGTTGACCCTCGGTCTCTGGCCGGCGTTGAAAAAAGCACAGGGCGCCAGAATTGTGGCCTTGTCTTCCTGGGGGCATCGTTATTCGCCGGTGGTATTTGAGGATATCAATTTTGAGCATCGTCCGTATGATCCGTGGAAGGCGTATGGTCAGTCGAAAACGGCGAATGTCCTGTTTGCGGTAGAAGCGGATCGTCGTGGGCAGGCAGATGGGATACGCGCTTTTGCGGTGCATCCGGGGAGTATCGTCAGTACAGATCTGAAGCGCTATATACCTGAGGAACAATTGATTCAGATGGGTGCGTTGGACAAGGCCGGTAATCCGGTGATTGATCCGGCCAGGCAGCTGAAGACTGTTGAGCAAGGGGCGGCGACTAGTGTGTGGTGTGCGACTAGTCCTTTGTTATTTGGAAAAGGCGGGGTGTATTGTGAGAATTCGGACGTTTCGCCGGTGGTGGAAAGTGATGGTACTCAGGGGAGTAATGATCTGACGCAACGGAAAGCGTCGAAGGCGTTTGGGGTGTTGCCACATGCGATTGCTGCGGAGGATGCGGTGCGGTTGTGGCAGGTGAGTGAGCGGATGATTCAATCGGCTTTTTAG
- a CDS encoding molybdopterin-dependent oxidoreductase → MKIFRSALFLGLQLAFVVAAYAQTGPVVKISGEVTKPLTLSVEDLAKMKRTTAVFTDRDGKAHSYQGVALQELLEQAGVTMGKQLRGEQLTKYLMVKCADGYEVLFSLAELDSSFTDRVVILADKLENSPLPDGKGPFRLVVPGEKKPARSSFQVVEMVIRYAKD, encoded by the coding sequence ATGAAGATTTTCCGTAGTGCGCTATTCCTCGGCCTTCAGCTGGCATTCGTTGTTGCTGCTTATGCACAGACTGGTCCTGTTGTAAAGATCAGTGGAGAGGTGACGAAACCGCTGACATTATCCGTAGAGGATCTGGCTAAAATGAAAAGGACGACCGCGGTATTTACTGACAGGGACGGAAAAGCGCATAGTTACCAGGGAGTCGCTTTGCAGGAATTGCTGGAGCAGGCAGGGGTGACAATGGGTAAGCAACTGAGAGGCGAGCAGCTGACAAAGTACCTGATGGTGAAATGTGCCGATGGATATGAGGTGCTGTTTTCGTTGGCTGAGCTGGACAGCAGTTTTACTGATAGGGTGGTGATACTGGCGGACAAGCTGGAAAATAGTCCCTTACCCGATGGAAAAGGCCCCTTCAGGTTGGTGGTGCCAGGAGAGAAGAAACCAGCCAGAAGCAGCTTTCAGGTGGTAGAAATGGTGATCCGCTATGCGAAAGATTAA
- a CDS encoding ABC transporter substrate-binding protein: MSGKPGTFSDRKTLRMYKRLFCIPFIVLVAACGRPASSGKQVFRYNVPEGISSLDPAFAKNQAIIWPVRQLYNTLVEPDEQLNIRPSLAKRWDVSADHKTFVFHLRTDVHFHDNEIFPEGKGRLMTAADVVYSLRRIMDPATASPGAWIFNGKVDLVKGFQAVNDSTFQLNLLQPFHPILGILSMQYCSVIPHEAVEKYGKDFRKHPCGTGPFSFSFWEEGQALVLHRNPHYFERDSAGHALPYLDAVKVSFLDSKATEFLLFRQGQLDFMNDIDASFKDEVLTKKGKLKKEWEGKLILDKSPYLNIEYFGFLLDTSKVNVKHSPSAIKKIRQAINYSIDRMRMITYLRNGIGYPATSGFVPMGLPSFDTTKVKGFRYDPERARSLLKEAGFPEGKGLASIRLLSIPVYEDYANYVANQLQQVGIPVQVEVMQKALLLEQTAKSEALFFRGSWMADYADAENYLAVFYSKNPAPPNYTRYVNPAFDKLYEKSLSENNDSLRSLLYQEMDRMIIDDAPVVPLFYDEVIHLVQPNVEGFTSNALNLLELRKVKIRLSQHP, translated from the coding sequence ATGAGCGGCAAGCCAGGGACGTTCAGTGACCGTAAGACACTTCGCATGTACAAGAGACTATTCTGCATACCGTTTATCGTATTAGTGGCTGCCTGCGGACGTCCCGCTTCTTCCGGCAAACAGGTGTTCCGGTATAATGTGCCGGAGGGAATTTCCTCCCTGGATCCGGCATTTGCCAAAAACCAGGCAATCATCTGGCCGGTCCGACAGCTGTATAATACCCTGGTTGAACCGGATGAACAACTGAATATCCGTCCTTCGCTGGCAAAACGCTGGGATGTCTCTGCGGATCATAAAACCTTTGTCTTCCATCTACGTACAGACGTTCATTTCCATGATAATGAGATCTTCCCGGAGGGGAAAGGGCGTTTGATGACAGCTGCAGACGTGGTGTACAGTCTGCGGCGTATTATGGATCCCGCCACCGCATCTCCCGGCGCCTGGATCTTCAATGGTAAGGTAGACCTGGTTAAAGGCTTTCAGGCGGTCAATGATTCCACCTTTCAGCTGAACTTATTACAACCTTTCCATCCTATACTGGGTATTCTGAGTATGCAGTACTGCTCCGTTATCCCACATGAGGCAGTCGAAAAGTATGGGAAGGACTTCCGTAAACATCCCTGCGGAACGGGTCCTTTCAGTTTCTCTTTCTGGGAAGAAGGACAAGCCCTCGTACTGCATCGTAATCCTCATTATTTTGAGAGAGACAGTGCCGGACATGCATTGCCCTACCTGGATGCGGTGAAAGTCAGTTTCCTGGACAGCAAGGCGACGGAATTCCTATTATTCCGTCAGGGGCAGCTGGACTTTATGAATGATATAGATGCGTCGTTTAAAGATGAAGTGCTGACGAAAAAGGGAAAACTGAAGAAGGAATGGGAGGGGAAACTGATCCTTGACAAGAGCCCTTATCTGAATATTGAATACTTCGGGTTTTTGCTGGATACCAGCAAAGTAAACGTAAAACATTCACCCTCAGCAATAAAGAAAATCAGACAAGCCATCAACTACAGTATCGACAGAATGCGGATGATCACATATCTGCGTAACGGTATTGGCTACCCGGCTACATCCGGATTTGTACCTATGGGATTACCTTCCTTCGATACGACCAAGGTAAAAGGCTTCCGTTATGATCCTGAAAGGGCGAGATCCTTGCTGAAGGAAGCCGGATTCCCGGAGGGGAAAGGACTGGCTTCGATCAGGTTACTCTCTATTCCTGTTTATGAGGATTACGCCAATTATGTAGCTAATCAGTTGCAGCAGGTCGGTATCCCTGTACAGGTGGAAGTGATGCAGAAAGCACTCCTTCTGGAACAGACCGCAAAGTCGGAAGCGCTGTTTTTCAGAGGTAGCTGGATGGCTGATTATGCAGATGCCGAAAACTACCTCGCTGTGTTTTACAGTAAAAATCCGGCTCCCCCAAACTATACCCGTTATGTCAATCCGGCATTCGATAAGCTCTATGAAAAGTCGCTGAGCGAAAACAACGATTCGCTTCGTTCGCTCCTTTATCAGGAGATGGACCGGATGATTATTGACGATGCTCCTGTCGTTCCATTATTCTATGACGAAGTCATACATCTGGTACAACCCAACGTTGAAGGGTTTACAAGTAATGCCCTGAATTTGCTTGAACTCCGGAAAGTAAAGATCCGGCTTTCTCAACATCCCTGA
- a CDS encoding acyl-CoA desaturase, translated as MTAILIFFFSHWFLSLFFHTFFLHRYASHQMYTTSKGWERVFYFCTWFFQGTSFLVPRAYGSMHRMHHEFSDTEHDPHSPHFFKDVWSMMWQTRKLYNDIYHKKVVLDEKFTKNPPLPVWDALDRFGDFTATRLAWAGIYIAFYVAFAPAWYWYLLLPIHFLIGPVQGAVVNWCGHKYGYQNFENGDKSRNTSPWGILLLGELFQNNHHKFGESPNFAKKWFEFDPTYPVMKFFNFIGIIKLKKAEVKVVNMKAAA; from the coding sequence ATGACTGCGATTCTGATATTCTTTTTTTCCCACTGGTTCTTATCGTTGTTCTTTCACACCTTTTTCCTGCATAGATATGCATCCCACCAGATGTATACTACCAGCAAAGGATGGGAAAGAGTATTCTACTTCTGCACCTGGTTTTTCCAGGGTACCTCTTTCTTAGTGCCGAGAGCGTATGGTTCAATGCACCGCATGCACCATGAGTTCAGCGATACTGAGCATGACCCGCATTCTCCACACTTCTTTAAAGATGTATGGTCTATGATGTGGCAGACCCGTAAGTTGTACAACGACATTTATCATAAGAAGGTGGTTCTTGATGAGAAATTCACTAAAAACCCTCCTTTACCGGTATGGGATGCATTAGATCGTTTCGGCGATTTCACAGCAACTCGTCTGGCATGGGCTGGTATTTATATCGCTTTTTATGTTGCATTCGCTCCAGCCTGGTATTGGTATCTGCTGTTGCCAATTCACTTCCTGATCGGACCTGTACAAGGTGCAGTAGTGAACTGGTGCGGTCACAAATATGGTTATCAGAACTTTGAGAATGGCGATAAATCCCGCAATACTTCTCCATGGGGTATCCTGCTGTTGGGAGAGCTTTTCCAGAACAACCATCATAAATTTGGTGAAAGTCCGAATTTTGCAAAGAAATGGTTTGAATTTGATCCAACTTATCCGGTAATGAAGTTCTTCAACTTCATCGGTATCATCAAACTGAAGAAAGCCGAAGTGAAAGTGGTTAACATGAAAGCGGCTGCTTAA
- a CDS encoding helix-turn-helix domain-containing protein — protein sequence MNGVMHPWESPHFMVGGDHQSPRFNAFTIEERLASGITYPTFLRRDFYKIMLFHGDAVFHFGDESIAVSGDTLLFFHPRLPYTYGDIKTDISGYCCVFTEAFFQEYFRGKLDDIPLFQSGAKPVFSLEAEAIKEITSSFDRIIRELRSDYMFRFELIRSYVMELIYNAMKLAPFKNTMPETNASARITSVFLELLERQFPVDVFSPRVLLRTPKDFAERLAIHVNYLNRAVKKETAKTTSELIFDRLISEAKGMLRHSNMNIAEISYALGFEDQAHFTAFFRKRTEMSPSAFRQV from the coding sequence ATGAACGGTGTCATGCATCCCTGGGAGTCTCCTCATTTTATGGTTGGTGGTGATCATCAGTCGCCTCGTTTTAACGCGTTCACGATAGAAGAACGGTTGGCCTCCGGCATCACTTACCCCACCTTCTTGCGCCGGGATTTTTATAAAATCATGCTCTTTCACGGGGATGCCGTGTTCCATTTCGGAGACGAAAGCATTGCTGTCAGCGGTGACACTTTGTTGTTCTTTCACCCTCGTTTGCCATATACTTATGGCGACATCAAAACTGACATTTCAGGGTACTGTTGTGTGTTCACCGAAGCGTTCTTCCAGGAGTACTTCAGGGGGAAACTGGACGACATTCCCTTATTTCAGTCAGGAGCGAAGCCTGTATTTTCACTTGAAGCTGAAGCGATTAAAGAAATAACTAGTTCTTTTGACCGGATAATCAGAGAGTTAAGGAGTGATTATATGTTTAGATTTGAACTGATCAGAAGCTACGTTATGGAGCTTATATATAACGCTATGAAGCTCGCTCCCTTCAAAAATACCATGCCCGAAACTAACGCCAGCGCTCGCATTACCAGTGTATTTTTAGAGTTGCTTGAGCGACAATTTCCAGTGGATGTTTTCTCCCCGAGAGTGCTCTTACGGACCCCGAAAGACTTCGCCGAGCGACTCGCTATTCATGTCAATTACCTGAACCGGGCAGTCAAAAAAGAGACGGCTAAGACCACCTCTGAACTCATTTTCGACCGACTCATTTCAGAGGCAAAAGGAATGCTCCGACATAGTAATATGAATATCGCCGAGATCAGTTATGCCCTTGGTTTTGAAGACCAGGCGCACTTCACCGCCTTCTTCCGGAAGCGAACCGAAATGAGTCCGTCTGCTTTCAGGCAGGTTTGA
- a CDS encoding HAD family hydrolase, with protein MKPAIAFFDFDGTITQRDTLFEIIRFQKGDAALYAGLAFLAPALVMMKCKLISKQKGKEIVLRHFFKDMPIEEFRDKCAAFCREALPKMIRENAQQEIQQHLRKGNRVVVVTASAQEWVKPWAECMGIECIGTQLEIIDAKVTGRIQGINCNGEEKVRRIRQQYDLPAYGDIYAYGDTSGDKPMLQMATFGYFRKF; from the coding sequence ATGAAGCCGGCCATTGCCTTCTTTGATTTTGATGGCACCATCACTCAACGGGATACCCTTTTTGAAATCATCCGGTTTCAGAAAGGAGATGCTGCGCTATACGCCGGACTTGCATTCTTAGCACCCGCGCTTGTCATGATGAAATGTAAACTGATCTCCAAACAGAAGGGGAAAGAGATCGTGCTGCGTCACTTTTTTAAAGACATGCCCATTGAAGAATTCAGGGATAAATGCGCTGCCTTCTGCCGAGAGGCACTCCCAAAAATGATCAGGGAAAATGCTCAACAGGAAATACAGCAACATCTCAGAAAAGGAAATCGTGTTGTAGTAGTAACCGCTTCCGCACAGGAATGGGTAAAGCCCTGGGCGGAATGTATGGGGATCGAATGCATCGGCACCCAATTGGAAATTATCGATGCAAAAGTGACCGGTCGTATTCAGGGGATCAATTGTAACGGAGAAGAAAAAGTACGGCGGATACGTCAGCAATACGACCTGCCGGCTTATGGAGATATTTATGCCTACGGCGACACCAGCGGTGATAAGCCCATGTTGCAGATGGCCACCTTCGGGTATTTCAGGAAATTCTAA
- the tyrS gene encoding tyrosine--tRNA ligase yields the protein MQTIIVNKIYHHSSLEPRTFNCPGLFYFYQIMTTTTLPTANAAVILPENGLTEKIRQAEKDNRNLIIKLGFDPTAPDLHLGHAVVLKQLRAFQDLGHQVVIIVGSFTAQIGDPTGKNKSRKPLSKEEVLANADTYIRQLAKIIDTNKCQILFNGTWLDKLSFPEILQLLSKVTVAQLLHRNDFNKRFTENVPIAMHELMYPILQGFDSVQINADIEMGGTDQLFNCTMGRQLQEAHGLPPQVVMCMPLLRGLDGKEKMSKSLNNIIGLTDTPNEMFGKTMSIPDHLIDEFIDLTTDFSPEKKHALKQLMVSGENPMNIKKIIAANIITQYHDTNSAASAEAFFINQFQNKSFEEKTFEQIAINSFTEGTATTTTLLDLCQQLKTDETRSGIRRLIINGAITLDNEKLLDPNQQIHLRPGIKIKIGRRLFIELI from the coding sequence ATGCAAACGATTATTGTAAATAAGATATACCATCATAGCTCACTGGAGCCCCGGACATTCAATTGTCCGGGGCTTTTTTATTTCTATCAGATCATGACAACAACAACACTACCCACGGCAAATGCAGCAGTCATATTGCCAGAAAACGGCCTCACAGAAAAAATCAGGCAGGCCGAAAAAGACAATCGTAACCTGATCATTAAACTGGGCTTTGATCCTACCGCCCCTGACCTACACCTCGGACACGCCGTAGTCCTGAAACAGCTACGCGCATTTCAGGACCTGGGTCACCAGGTCGTTATTATCGTAGGCAGCTTCACCGCACAGATCGGAGATCCTACCGGTAAAAACAAAAGCCGGAAGCCTTTAAGCAAGGAAGAAGTGCTGGCGAATGCGGATACTTACATCCGTCAGTTAGCGAAGATCATTGACACCAACAAATGTCAGATCCTGTTCAATGGAACCTGGTTGGATAAGCTGTCCTTTCCCGAGATCCTTCAGTTACTTTCCAAAGTAACCGTCGCCCAATTGCTGCATCGCAATGACTTCAACAAACGATTTACGGAAAACGTGCCCATCGCTATGCACGAACTCATGTACCCTATCCTGCAAGGATTTGATTCTGTGCAGATTAACGCAGACATTGAAATGGGTGGTACAGATCAGTTATTCAATTGCACCATGGGCAGACAATTGCAGGAAGCGCACGGGCTTCCACCTCAAGTTGTAATGTGTATGCCCCTGCTAAGAGGTCTTGATGGAAAGGAGAAAATGAGCAAGTCCCTGAATAACATTATCGGTCTGACGGATACACCCAACGAGATGTTTGGAAAGACCATGTCCATCCCCGACCACCTGATTGATGAATTTATTGATCTGACCACAGATTTCTCCCCCGAGAAAAAGCATGCCCTGAAACAATTAATGGTATCCGGTGAAAATCCTATGAATATCAAGAAGATCATTGCTGCGAATATCATCACACAATACCACGATACCAACAGCGCCGCATCCGCAGAAGCCTTCTTTATCAATCAGTTCCAGAACAAGTCCTTTGAAGAAAAGACCTTCGAACAGATCGCCATTAACTCCTTCACTGAGGGAACAGCCACCACCACCACATTGCTGGACCTCTGCCAACAACTAAAAACGGACGAAACCAGAAGCGGCATCAGAAGGTTGATTATCAATGGTGCAATCACTTTGGATAATGAAAAATTGCTCGATCCCAATCAGCAAATACATCTACGTCCAGGTATAAAGATTAAGATCGGCAGGCGACTTTTCATAGAACTTATATGA
- a CDS encoding TonB-dependent receptor plug domain-containing protein, with protein sequence MRIALIICTSFISQIMNGQSLSSRQTQQDTTRPGTFSMGEVEVTGRHSGNINTTIDARQIRLFAKNDVSRALNVLPGVNLSAVGPRNEAMVYIRGFDLRQVPLLIDGIPVYIPYDGYVDLARFTTFDLSAIHVSKGYTSVLYGPNALGGAINLISRRPEKPIEFNGATGWISGGYRSNINIGSSLGKFYIQAGASKLKRDSFPLSDKFIPGKNEDGGDRNNSYSTDEKYNVKVAYTPNGRSEYALSYVYQHGKKGTPVYTGTDTLNSQFKSPRFWQWPYWDKRSLYFISNTTIDSSQYVKTRFYYDKFKNELDSYDDATYTTISRPYAFKSFYDDYTLGGIVEYGKTFSNREFHFAQYVSNGAYLALVLCRGRY encoded by the coding sequence ATGAGAATTGCATTAATCATTTGCACAAGTTTTATCAGCCAGATCATGAACGGGCAATCTTTAAGCTCCCGTCAGACGCAACAGGACACAACCAGACCAGGCACATTTTCGATGGGAGAAGTGGAAGTTACCGGACGGCATAGCGGTAATATCAATACTACAATTGATGCGCGTCAGATCCGGTTATTTGCCAAAAACGACGTATCCAGGGCATTGAACGTGCTGCCGGGCGTGAACCTCTCTGCTGTTGGTCCGAGGAATGAGGCCATGGTATATATCAGAGGTTTCGACCTGCGGCAGGTACCCCTGCTGATCGATGGTATTCCGGTTTATATTCCTTACGATGGTTATGTAGACCTGGCCAGATTTACCACCTTCGATCTTTCTGCCATCCATGTGTCCAAAGGATATACTTCGGTATTGTATGGTCCGAATGCTTTGGGCGGCGCCATTAACCTGATTAGTCGCCGACCTGAGAAGCCGATTGAGTTTAATGGTGCGACGGGTTGGATATCAGGTGGATACAGGTCCAATATCAACATCGGTAGTAGCCTTGGAAAGTTCTACATTCAGGCAGGGGCTTCGAAGCTGAAACGGGATTCTTTCCCATTATCAGATAAATTCATCCCTGGTAAAAATGAAGATGGCGGTGACAGGAACAACTCTTACAGTACTGATGAAAAGTACAATGTAAAGGTGGCCTATACACCGAATGGACGTTCAGAGTATGCATTGAGTTATGTATACCAGCATGGCAAAAAAGGAACGCCGGTGTATACGGGGACGGATACCTTAAACAGCCAGTTTAAGAGTCCGCGTTTCTGGCAATGGCCTTACTGGGATAAACGCAGTCTTTACTTCATATCCAATACAACAATCGACAGCAGTCAGTATGTGAAGACGCGGTTCTATTATGACAAGTTCAAAAACGAGCTTGATTCTTATGACGATGCGACTTACACAACGATCTCAAGACCATATGCTTTTAAGAGCTTTTATGACGATTATACATTAGGCGGCATTGTGGAATATGGCAAAACCTTTTCCAACCGGGAATTTCACTTTGCTCAATACGTCAGTAACGGTGCATATCTGGCGTTGGTTCTCTGTAGAGGGAGGTATTAA